One genomic region from Sulfurimonas sp. encodes:
- a CDS encoding flavodoxin, whose protein sequence is MSKIGLFYASSTGNTEDIASLIKNKISATEVELHNVAECTDDAMEQYDFIIIGASTWGEGDLQDDWEDFLPNISKTNFSSKTVALFGLGDQEEYCDNYLDAMGTLYDEVIKQGATVVGSWSTDGYEHDESNAIRDGEFVGLALDEDNQGELSNERVSAWIEQITPYF, encoded by the coding sequence ATGTCAAAAATAGGACTATTTTACGCCAGTTCAACTGGAAACACAGAAGATATAGCTTCTTTAATTAAAAATAAAATATCTGCAACTGAGGTAGAGCTTCATAATGTAGCTGAGTGTACTGATGATGCTATGGAGCAATATGATTTTATAATTATAGGAGCTTCTACATGGGGAGAAGGAGATCTTCAAGATGATTGGGAAGATTTTCTTCCAAATATTTCTAAAACTAATTTTTCTTCAAAAACAGTAGCACTGTTTGGTCTTGGAGATCAAGAAGAATATTGTGATAACTACCTAGATGCTATGGGAACTTTATATGATGAAGTCATTAAACAAGGTGCAACTGTTGTAGGTTCATGGTCAACAGATGGTTATGAACATGATGAATCAAATGCTATTAGAGATGGCGAATTTGTAGGTTTAGCACTTGATGAGGACAATCAAGGCGAATTAAGTAATGAACGAGTTAGTGCTTGGATAGAACAGATTACACCTTATTTTTAA
- a CDS encoding EAL domain-containing protein, whose product MHLNSNIITTIMANGDYGVCYEPIICVEDMQIIGYEALSRFKFFERLVSPSDFFKSIHSDKELFFYVETILKKFQLDSRPCDKKLFLNLDPDVAIDSNHIAFWVKLFNASEKIIIEIIENSDEESAEDIEYFMDWLDEYNIPYAYDDYAKPNSMFFTSLLHRADTIKLDIDFLKTIKENNAYIEVAKGVVKYAKLVKKHTVLEGVETKSDLELAKEIGVDFVQGYLFKQEFITVWKN is encoded by the coding sequence GTGCATCTAAACAGTAACATTATTACAACAATTATGGCAAATGGAGATTATGGTGTTTGTTATGAGCCAATTATCTGCGTTGAAGATATGCAAATAATTGGGTATGAAGCATTAAGTAGATTTAAATTTTTTGAAAGGTTAGTATCTCCTAGTGACTTTTTCAAAAGTATTCATAGTGATAAAGAACTTTTCTTTTATGTGGAAACAATTTTAAAAAAATTTCAGTTAGACAGTAGGCCCTGCGATAAAAAGCTTTTTTTAAATTTAGATCCAGATGTAGCAATTGATTCTAATCATATAGCTTTTTGGGTTAAACTGTTTAATGCAAGTGAAAAAATTATTATAGAAATCATAGAAAATTCTGATGAAGAAAGTGCAGAAGATATTGAATACTTTATGGATTGGCTAGATGAGTATAATATTCCTTATGCTTATGATGACTATGCAAAACCAAATAGTATGTTTTTTACTTCTCTCTTACACAGAGCCGATACTATAAAATTAGATATAGATTTTCTAAAAACTATTAAGGAAAATAATGCTTACATAGAAGTTGCCAAAGGTGTAGTTAAGTATGCTAAATTAGTAAAAAAACATACAGTTTTAGAAGGGGTTGAAACTAAGTCAGATTTAGAATTGGCAAAAGAAATAGGTGTTGATTTTGTTCAGGGTTATTTATTTAAACAAGAATTTATTACTGTATGGAAGAATTAA
- a CDS encoding YkvA family protein — MSSNPLDLDSVSKLSNTYNANQTAVAVQQHQNKSWYSDFKLLFSMMTDSSFKLQSTTMLSVGGALAYVVLPTDVVPDFIPLMGWVDDALVLKIVMDSAKGEINRFRHFKTQVA, encoded by the coding sequence ATGAGTTCCAATCCTCTTGATTTAGATTCTGTTTCTAAACTTTCTAACACATATAATGCAAATCAGACTGCTGTTGCTGTACAACAACATCAAAACAAATCTTGGTACAGTGACTTTAAACTACTTTTTTCAATGATGACTGATAGTAGCTTTAAGCTTCAATCTACAACTATGCTTAGTGTTGGTGGAGCTTTGGCTTATGTTGTACTTCCTACCGATGTTGTACCTGATTTTATACCCTTAATGGGCTGGGTTGATGACGCCTTAGTTTTAAAAATAGTTATGGATTCAGCTAAGGGAGAAATCAATCGTTTTCGTCACTTTAAGACACAAGTAGCATAG
- a CDS encoding DUF2202 domain-containing protein yields MNPDEEQLLSQQVDTSADVVQQLLRIACYDEYKANAYYQKVIDTYGSVTPFSNIVQAEVRHYTAIEQLCKKYGVTPPINDWYDKIQIGSSLTECCQDGVDAEIANIEMYDKLLPFVMQDDIRDVFYKEQAASYNQHLPAFERCAQNNQANDNQQHHDIYNMVQGLMKGEMDSTKITQALTSIGSRDMMLGMAAGAALAMALSSDASKDVFDKIFNDKDKS; encoded by the coding sequence ATGAATCCAGATGAAGAACAACTACTATCTCAACAAGTAGATACAAGTGCTGATGTTGTACAACAGCTACTACGAATTGCTTGTTATGATGAGTATAAAGCAAATGCTTATTACCAAAAAGTCATAGATACTTATGGCTCAGTTACACCTTTTTCAAACATTGTTCAAGCAGAGGTAAGACACTACACTGCAATAGAGCAACTATGTAAAAAGTATGGTGTTACGCCACCCATAAATGATTGGTATGACAAAATTCAAATAGGCTCCAGCTTAACTGAATGTTGTCAAGATGGAGTAGATGCAGAAATAGCAAATATAGAGATGTATGACAAGCTTTTACCTTTTGTTATGCAAGATGATATAAGAGATGTCTTTTATAAAGAACAAGCAGCCTCTTACAATCAACACCTACCAGCTTTTGAGAGATGTGCTCAAAATAATCAGGCTAACGATAATCAACAACACCATGATATATATAATATGGTTCAAGGTTTAATGAAGGGTGAAATGGACAGTACAAAAATCACACAAGCACTTACATCTATTGGAAGTAGAGATATGATGCTAGGTATGGCGGCAGGTGCTGCATTAGCGATGGCACTTAGTTCAGATGCATCAAAAGATGTATTTGATAAAATTTTTAATGATAAGGATAAATCATGA
- a CDS encoding Fur family transcriptional regulator, producing MPLQSTERYIDLFCSMLKSDKLKCTPIRQDILRVFFTSGHINVKEILKQVQTSKQSVYSTLKLLLSYNIITKQTHNNNSFYELTRGNDHYHLICSRCCEHVEFSDSELIELIDKMAIKNNFKTNKLDIALYGLCEKCNIDN from the coding sequence ATGCCTCTTCAAAGCACTGAACGATACATTGATCTTTTTTGTTCAATGTTAAAAAGTGACAAACTAAAATGTACACCTATTCGACAAGATATTTTAAGAGTTTTTTTTACAAGTGGACATATTAATGTAAAAGAAATTTTAAAACAAGTACAAACTTCTAAACAGTCAGTCTATTCAACTCTTAAACTTCTTTTATCATATAACATCATTACGAAACAAACACATAATAACAACTCTTTTTATGAGCTTACTAGAGGAAATGACCATTATCATCTGATTTGTTCAAGATGTTGTGAACATGTAGAATTTTCTGACTCTGAATTAATTGAGCTTATTGATAAGATGGCAATTAAAAATAATTTTAAAACTAATAAACTAGATATTGCACTTTATGGATTATGTGAGAAATGCAATATTGATAATTAG